The proteins below come from a single Leptidea sinapis chromosome Z, ilLepSina1.1, whole genome shotgun sequence genomic window:
- the LOC126978490 gene encoding TM2 domain-containing protein CG10795 → MFGWSVLAFSFLVAFSYTVASDEAKLDKSFIVDCNSLRLGQYICPDPSINHIDPETQQLKGCTKGKAEPSEGEAEVQCIAADGIICNETNNSTFTRKMPCKWTNGYSLEITLLLSVFLGMFGLDRFYLGYPGIGLAKMCTLGFLFLGQLLDIILIAAQVVGPSDGSAYVIPYYGAGISVVRSDNETYLLPQADWHNIT, encoded by the exons atgtttggcTGGTCTGTTTTAGCGTTCAGTTTTCTTGTGGCTTTTTCTTATACCGTAGCTTCAGACGAGGCCAAATTAGACAAAAGTTTCATTGTGGATTGCAATAGTTTACGTCTAGGTCAATATATTTGTCCTGACCCCAGTATTAATCACATTGATCCTGAGACACAGCAATTAAAAGGATGTACTAAAGGAAAAGCTGAACCTTCTGAGGGGGAAGCTGAAG ttcaATGTATAGCTGCTGATGGTATTATTTGCAATGAAACAAACAATTCAACCTTTACTAGAAAAATGCCTTGTAAATGGAC GAATGGTTACTCACTAGAAATAACACTATTACTATCAGTTTTCCTTGGGATGTTTGGTTTGGATAGATTCTACTTGGGATATCCTGGTATTGGACTGGCAAAAATGTGTACACTGGGCTTTTTATTTCTGGGCCAACTCTTGGACATAATTTTAATAGCAGCACAG GTTGTTGGACCATCAGATGGTTCTGCATATGTAATACCATATTATGGGGCTGGGATCTCTGTAGTCCGGAGTGACAATGAAACATATCTGCTGCCCCAAGCAGATTGGCATAACATTACCTGA
- the LOC126978481 gene encoding evolutionarily conserved signaling intermediate in Toll pathway, mitochondrial codes for MAANLFKNILNVRSSNLLFKKWKGTDKSVIIRDPFGNRPQKTKDSYLQVIKMFEDGDPRRRGHVEFIYAALSRMKEFGVQKDLEVYKALIDVLPKGKFIPTNIFQAEFLHYPKQQQCAVDLLEQMEDNAVMPDIEMEQMLLNTFGRRCIPLRKYWRMMYWMPKFKNLSPWYLPDELPRDVLELSKLAIARITSVDPDTKINVWQTEEIQAAIDKTWIISAQSRTQQVLLAEQPLSEPLIIKGPYNVYLRDQVVTYFTLLGKLRQEPKDDINLDDVSKINKPKGIPGYIGRVTLPSVKCTVHEQDDGTVLAVCATGTSSRDSLLSWIRLLEKNDNPLLANVPVIFTLLAPSSDVSLHESPDAIPDDNTQIAE; via the exons ATGGCTGCGAACCTATTTAAAAACATTCTTAATGTGAGATCTTCGAacttactttttaaaaaatGGAAAGGTACAGACAAAAGTGTTATAATTCGTGACCCCTTTGGAAATAGACCTCAAAAGACAAAAGACTCATATCTGCAGGTAATCAAAATGTTTGAAGATGGAGATCCGAGACGACGAGGTCATGTCGAATTTATTTATGCTGCTCTTAGTCGTATGAAAGAGTTTGGTGTTCAGAAAGACTTGGAAGTCTATAAAGCTTTAATTGATGTGTTACCAAAGGGAAAGTTCATACCTACTAATATATTTCAAGCAGAGTTTTTGCATTATCCAAAACAACAGCAGTGTGCTGTTGATCTTTTGGAACAAATGGAAGACAATG CTGTAATGCCTGATATTGAAATGGAACAAATGCTTCTTAATACTTTTGGTCGACGTTGTATACCACTGCGAAAATATTGGAGAATGATGTACTGGATgcctaaatttaaaaatcttagTCCATGGTACTTACCTGATGAACTCCCAAGAGATGTCTTAGAACTGTCTAAGCTGGCCATTGCAAGAATAACATCTGTTGACCCAGatactaaaataaatgtgtGGCAG ACAGAAGAGATACAAGCTGCCATAGATAAAACTTGGATTATCAGTGCACAAAGCCGAACACAGCAAGTTTTATTAGCAGAGCAACCTCTCAGTGAACCCCTAATAATAAAGGGCCCATATAATGTCTATTTACGAGATCAGGTTGTTACATATTTTACTCTCTTAGGAAAACTCAGGCAAGAGCCTAAAGATGATATAAATTTGGATG atgtgtcaaaaattaataaacccAAAGGAATACCAGGGTATATTGGAAGAGTAACTTTACCATCAGTTAAGTGTACTGTTCATGAACAAGATGATGGAACTGTGCTGGCTGTTTGTGCAACGG GAACTTCCTCCAGAGATTCTTTGCTGTCATGGATAAGGCTATTAGAGAAGAATGATAATCCATTATTAGCTAATGTACCAGTAATATTTACACTCCTTGCCCCATCTTCTGATGTCTCCTTACATGAGAGCCCAGATGCCATACCCGATGACAATACACAAATAGCAGAATAA